Proteins from one Hoplias malabaricus isolate fHopMal1 chromosome 2, fHopMal1.hap1, whole genome shotgun sequence genomic window:
- the LOC136686127 gene encoding class II histocompatibility antigen, B-L beta chain-like isoform X1, whose protein sequence is MNSQCFLLLLFGFAQGWIDPEPLALCAHGFLSRGYNLPEYIQKTSINDVTVFYHDSNVDNTMSCPEWINTTAGQQHWKNLKSWVNRNRHFITLGFESAIQQFNKTGSLSNRNIYQAWGCCSLFPDGTYKLSLTHSFNGKDFLSFDFDRETFVAPVSQAFYYKRLRDEDKSDLNVLSKHYNNLERINIFKHAPMLSLKKVPEVKIFEKQKAGSVEVTCHATGFYPRSIQVYWLGPDLQSVDKEVSDILPNEDSTYQTRKNVIVPEKDVGKHTYSCVVLHSSIPHNITKFWGGEKDSSFAVWKIMLLLLMLMLTIGAVAVFVKCCYHRAQGAGI, encoded by the exons ATGAACAGTCAGTGTTTTTTACTTCTACTTTTCGGCTTTGCGCAAGGGTGGATTG ATCCAGAGCCTCTTGCGTTGTGTGCCCATGGGTTTTTATCTCGTGGTTATAATCTCCCTGAGTATATACAGAAGACCTCAATAAATGACGTGACTGTCTTCTACCATGACAGTAATGTGGATAATACAATGTCCTGTCCTGAATGGATTAATACTACTGCTGGACAACAACACTGGAAAAATCTTAAGTCCTGGGTGAATCGTAACCGACATTTCATTACCCTGGGATTTGAGTCAGCTATTCAGCAATTCAACAAGACAG GTTCTTTGTCAAATCGTAACATATACCAAGCCTGGGGCTGCTGTTCCCTGTTTCCTGATGGAACCTACAAGTTATCATTAACTCATTCGTTCAATGGAAAGGATTTCTTAAGCTTTGATTTTGACAGAGAGACATTTGTGGCTCCAGTTTCTCAAGCATTTTATTATAAGCGTCTAAGAGATGAAGATAAATCTGATCTGAATGTTCTATCAAAGCACTACAATAATTTGGAGCGAATTAACATATTCAAGCATGCTCCTATGCTCTCCCTAAAAAAAG TTCCTGAAGTCAAGATCTTTGAGAAACAGAAGGCCGGCTCAGTTGAAGTAACGTGTCATGCCACTGGGTTTTACCCCCGGTCAATTCAGGTATACTGGCTGGGTCCAGATCTGCAGTCTGTGGATAAAGAGGTCAGTGATATCCTGCCCAACGAGGACAGTACCTACCAGACCAGGAAGAATGTGATAGTTCCAGAAAAGGATGTAGGAAAACACACTTACAGCTGTGTAGTGCTTCACAGCAGCATTCCTCACAATATCACCAAATTCTGGG GTGGAGAGAAAGACAGTAGTTTTGCCGTATGGAAAATTATGCTCCTCCtgctgatgctgatgctgaCTATTGGAGCAGTTGCTGTGTTTGTAAAATGCTGTTACCACAGAGCTCAGG GTGCAGGCATCTGA
- the LOC136686127 gene encoding class I histocompatibility antigen, F10 alpha chain-like isoform X2, with amino-acid sequence MSCPEWINTTAGQQHWKNLKSWVNRNRHFITLGFESAIQQFNKTGSLSNRNIYQAWGCCSLFPDGTYKLSLTHSFNGKDFLSFDFDRETFVAPVSQAFYYKRLRDEDKSDLNVLSKHYNNLERINIFKHAPMLSLKKVPEVKIFEKQKAGSVEVTCHATGFYPRSIQVYWLGPDLQSVDKEVSDILPNEDSTYQTRKNVIVPEKDVGKHTYSCVVLHSSIPHNITKFWGGEKDSSFAVWKIMLLLLMLMLTIGAVAVFVKCCYHRAQGAGI; translated from the exons ATGTCCTGTCCTGAATGGATTAATACTACTGCTGGACAACAACACTGGAAAAATCTTAAGTCCTGGGTGAATCGTAACCGACATTTCATTACCCTGGGATTTGAGTCAGCTATTCAGCAATTCAACAAGACAG GTTCTTTGTCAAATCGTAACATATACCAAGCCTGGGGCTGCTGTTCCCTGTTTCCTGATGGAACCTACAAGTTATCATTAACTCATTCGTTCAATGGAAAGGATTTCTTAAGCTTTGATTTTGACAGAGAGACATTTGTGGCTCCAGTTTCTCAAGCATTTTATTATAAGCGTCTAAGAGATGAAGATAAATCTGATCTGAATGTTCTATCAAAGCACTACAATAATTTGGAGCGAATTAACATATTCAAGCATGCTCCTATGCTCTCCCTAAAAAAAG TTCCTGAAGTCAAGATCTTTGAGAAACAGAAGGCCGGCTCAGTTGAAGTAACGTGTCATGCCACTGGGTTTTACCCCCGGTCAATTCAGGTATACTGGCTGGGTCCAGATCTGCAGTCTGTGGATAAAGAGGTCAGTGATATCCTGCCCAACGAGGACAGTACCTACCAGACCAGGAAGAATGTGATAGTTCCAGAAAAGGATGTAGGAAAACACACTTACAGCTGTGTAGTGCTTCACAGCAGCATTCCTCACAATATCACCAAATTCTGGG GTGGAGAGAAAGACAGTAGTTTTGCCGTATGGAAAATTATGCTCCTCCtgctgatgctgatgctgaCTATTGGAGCAGTTGCTGTGTTTGTAAAATGCTGTTACCACAGAGCTCAGG GTGCAGGCATCTGA
- the cnrip1a gene encoding CB1 cannabinoid receptor-interacting protein 1a, producing the protein MADVPAVINISVSLKMEPNDGPVFYKADGSRFGQTRTIKLLTGSKYKLEVVIKPGNAEASTMGIGSSNFPLEQKSQDDETIVYHGFYDTEGVPHTKSGDRQPVQVSIQFKDAGVFETVWQVKYYNYYKREHCQYGNKFSSIDYEVKPNETRSLMWINKELFQ; encoded by the exons ATGGCCGACGTCCCAGCCGTTATAAATATCTCGGTGTCGTTAAAGATGGAACCGAACGACGGCCCGGTGTTTTATAAAGCGGACGGGTCGCGCTTCGGACAAACAAGGACCATCAAACTGCTGACGGGCTCCAAGTACAAACTCGAGGTCGTAATCAAACCGGGAAACGCCGAGGCCAG CACCATGGGAATTGGGTCGAGTAACTTTCCTCTGGAGCAAAAGTCCCAAGATGATGAAACGATCGTGTACCATGGGTTTTACGACACTGAGGGAGTGCCGCACACCAAAAGTGGAGACAGGCAGCCAGTGCAGGTGTCTATACAG TTTAaggatgctggagtttttgagACCGTGTGGCAGGTGAAATACTACAACTACTACAAGCGTGAACACTGTCAGTACGGCAACAAGTTCAGCAGCATCGATTACGAGGTGAAACCCAACGAAACTCGCAGCCTGATGTGGATCAACAAGGAGCTCTTCCAGTAA